CGTTGCATCCCATGTGAATGGTCATCATGCTCTTCTACAGCAGACGGCGAGATCGGACGCACGAAGCTTGGCCAACCACACCCACTGTCATATTTTGCATCTGATGAAAATAACTGTTCTCCACAACAACGGCAAGTGTATGTTCCTGCTTGTTTCGAATTCCAATACTGTCCAGTAAAGGCCGGTTCAGTTCCTTTCTGACGGGTAATTCGGTACTCTTCAGGCGATAACTCTCTTTGCCATTCTCGGTCTGTTTTATTGAGTTTACCCATGACTACGTCCCTTTGTATCGTGCTTTTAAAATAGGATAATCCTATATTTACGTCATTCATTGTGAAATTTCTAGTGTTTATTTTACAAGTTACAAAAGATATAAAAATATAAAAAAAGCAAAAAGGAAGCAAAATAAAATATAAAAGTAAGCATTTTTTCAAAACCACTGCTTTTTTGTGAGCAAATTAAGTGTTAATCTAGTGCAATTCTTGCTCAGGATTAAAAAATGTCGCAGAAAAAAAGCGTAATCTTTAAATCTTTGCTGCCGATGATTAAACAATATCAACAGGCAGGGTTTACGCATGAAAAAATTGTGACTTTACTTCGTGATGAACATCAGCTCGATTTGGTCACAACCGAGACATTTAAAAGCTATTTATATCGTTATGCAAAAGTGACCTCCACTCTTTCCGAGAACATTAAAATGCCGAACACCATCCACACCCCACGACAAATCAAGAAATCGTCTAAGCTCGAGCATGTATGCTACGACATTCGTGGACCGGTGTTGCGCGCCGCCAATGAAATGGAAGAAGCAGGTCATAAAATTATTAAACTCAATATTGGTAATCCTGCGCCATTCGGCTTTGAAGCGCCACAAGAGATCATCAATGATGTGGCTTTAAACTTACCTAATGCAATTGGTTATACTGACTCAAAAGGGATTTTCCCGGCACGTAAAGCCATTTGTCAGTATTACCAACAAAAAGGGATTTTCGATATGCATGTCAATGACGTGTATATCGGCAATGGTGTGTCTGAACTGATCGTCATGGCGATGCAAGGTCTACTCGATGACGGCGATGAAATGCTCGTCCCTATGCCGGATTATCCATTATGGACAGCGGCGGTCAATCTTTCAGGCGGTACGGCGATTCATTACAAATGTAATGATGAAGACAATTGGTATCCTGATATTGCAGACATGGAAAGTAAAATCACGTCGAATACCCGTGGTATTGTGATTATCAATCCAAATAACCCAACCGGTTCAGTCTATCCACGTCATGTACTTGAGCAAATTGTCGCATTGGCGAAGAAATATGATCTGATTTTATTTGCCGATGAGATTTATGACAAAATTGTGTATGATGGCATCGAACATGTGTCTGTCGCTGCACTTGCCGGCGATCAACTCTGTGTTTCTTTTAATGGCTTATCTAAATCTTACCGTATTGCAGGCTACCGTTCAGGTTGGATGGCGATTACAGGTAATAAAACCCGTGCAGCAGACTACATTGAAGGTTTAGACATGCTTGCGTCTATGCGTTTGTGTGCCAACCACCAAGCGCAATATGCCATTCAAACCGCATTAGGCGGTTATCAATCGATCAATGATTTGATTCGTCCGGGTGGGCGCTTATACGAGCAACGTAACATTGCTTGGGAAATGCTGAATGAAATTCCGGGTGTATCATGCGTCAAACCTGAAGGTGCAATGTATTGCTTCCCGAAACTCGACCCAGAAATTTATCCGATAAAAGATGATGAGCAGTTGATGCTCGATTTATTAAAAGCAGAAAAAGTCCTCTTGGTTCAAGGTACGGGCTTTAACTGGCCAACGCCGGATCACTTCCGTGTCGTGTTCCTACCTGCTGAGAATGAACTTCGAGAAGCGATTAATCGTTTAGGACGTTTCTTGGCGAAAATGCGTTAATTAAAAATACCAAAAGGCACTTCATGAAGTGCTTTTTTTATGAGAAAAAAATGAATTAAATTTATAAATAAAAGTGAATCACTTATGCATAACACAATTGTAAAAAAACCAACAATCATTGATATCTATCAAATCGATGCTTTTACTGACCGACCATTCAGTGGAAATCCTGCAGCAGTCTGTCCACTTGATCATTGGTATGAAGACGACTTTTTGCAACAAATCGCAAATGAAAATAACTTATCTGAAACTGCATACTTTGTTGCGGAGAATGATGGCTATCGTCTGAGATGGTTCACACCGACCGTTGAAGTCCAACTCTGTGGACATGCAACTCTCGCCGCAGCATGGGTATTATTTAATCAACTTAACTATCCACATAAATCCATTACATTTTTCACTCTCAGTGGAGAGTTGATCGTTACAAAAGAAGGTGATGGCTGGTTAAGTATGGATTTTCCTAGCAAATCAACATCCGTTATCGATGAGCCTGACGGATTATTCTCTGCTTTAGGATTAAAGCCTGATCAAGTTAAACAAATTTGTAAATCTGATGATATTTTAATTGAAGTTGATCATGAGGATATAGTCAAAAACCTTAATCCTAATTTCAATAAACTTATCCAAATTCCTACCCGTGGCGTCATTGTTACGAGTAGATCTAAAAAATTTGACTTTATCTCAAGATGGTTTGGCCCCAATGTAGGTGTCAATGAGGACCCTGTCACTGGCTCAGCACATACAACACTTGTCCCTTACTGGATAAAACAAATCGAAAAGCCTATTTTCTTAATTCAGCAAGGTGGCTCACGCAAGGGACAACTTAAAGCCTCCCTAAGTACAAATCAACAGCGTGTATATTTATTAGGTCAAGCATGTCTAGTCATGCATGGAAAGCTAATGATTTCCCTTTAATCCTTTTTCATTTTTTTAGTTTACTTATTTTGATGAATTATCAATATGAATGAGTAAATCTAACTTAATATTCGAAATTAAATATAGATAAATTTCTTTTTTTTGTATTAATGTTAAATGGCATGAGAAATGCTTGGAATGCTAAACAGAACATAAAGGAACTCTGATGAAAAAAACATTGACTGCCCTCACCCTCAGCTTAGGTGTAATGCTGCCTTTCAGCACATTTGCGAAAAACAATGTGGTGGTCGTAGCAACAGGCGGTACGATTGCGGGTGCAGGGGCAAGCTCAACCAATAGCGCAACCTATACAGCAGCAAAAGTACCTGTAGATGATTTACTCAATGCAGTGCCACAAATTCAAAATCTTGCCAATGTCAGTGGCGTTCAAGCCTTACAAGTGGCATCAGAAAGTATTACCGATAAAGAGCTATTATCACTAGCACGTCAAGTCAATGATCTGGTCAAAAAGTCTGATGTGAATGGTGTGGTCATCACACACGGTACAGACACGCTAGAAGAAACGGCCTTCTTTTTAAACTTGGTGGTGCATACTGACAAACCGATTGTTTTGGTTGGCTCAATGCGTCCATCTACCGCACTTTCTGCAGATGGCCCGCTTAACCTATACAGCGCAGTCGCTTTAGCTGCTGATGACTCAGCTAAAGGCAAAGGCACCTTTATTTTAATGAATGACAGCATCTTTGCAGCACGTGATGTCACTAAAACTATTAACCTACACACCAATGCCCTTACCAGCCAATGGGGTGCGCTGGGCACGCTAATTGAAGGCAAACCGTATTGGTTCCGTCAGTCGGTCAAACGTTTTAACAATCGTTCTGAATTCAACATTGAAAATATCAAAGGTGATGCCCTACCGATCGTTCAAATCGTATATGGCTCTGGCAACATGCTTCCTGATGCGTATACAGCGTATGCCAAAGCCGGTGCAAAAGCGATTATCCATGCGGGTACAGGCAATGGATCGGTGGCGAATTACATTGTGCCTACTTTGACGGATCTACAAAGCAAAGGTGTTCAAATCATTCGTTCGGCACGCGTGCCTCAAGGCTTCGTTTTACGTAATGCAGAGCAACCGGATGACAAATACGGCTGGGTGGTTGCACATGATTTAAATCCACAAAAAGCCAAATTGCTGGCCGCTTTAGCGCTTACAAAAACCAAAGATGCCAAAGAAATTCAACGAATGTTCTACGAATATTAATGTGCAACACTAAAAAAGTGCCTTAAAACAGGCACTTTTTTTAGAATTCTGATTACGCTTATACTCAAGCGTCTCGCCCAACCAATGATTAATTAAATTTTTTAAAATCAATTTCATATAAAATTTTTAGACGTTGACTGCTTCGCTTCAAATACCACACTTTATTGTTCATTCTATGCTTTTGGCAATTTGGGCAAAAACTTATATACTTCACCCTCATATAAAATCTATTAAAAATAAAGAATATGCAAACTCATAGAAAAGCAAAAATTCAAAACGACTTTAACGGGCTATTGATTCAAATTCCTGCAGGCAAGAACATTTTAGTGCTGATCTTTTTCACAATTTGGCTCTGTGGCTGGTTCTATTTCGCTGTCGATGTATTTGAAACATTACAAAAACCAGAGGAGCATCGTAATTATTTTTTGATGATTTGGTTGGCAGGCTGGACCCTTGGAGGGATACAAGTTTTCAGAAGTATTCTCTGGGCGCTGTTTGGTAAAGAGATCATCAACATTTCCAACTATGAAATTAAGCTCAAGGATTCAACTCTAGGATTTGGAAAAACACATCGTTTTTCTATTCATGAACTTAAGTCAATTGAATTCAATCAACCCTCTGTCTCTGAGGAATCAGATTATCCGGGTAAAATACTCTTGCACCGTAATTCTCAAGTGTATTCTTATGGGACCAACCTAGATGAAATTGAAGCCAAATCGATTATTGATTTAATTAAAAACAAAATACCTCATCTTAAGCACTCGCCTATCACTACAAATGAAACGTGAATGATCTTTTAGCCGCGCTCCCCCACTCCTCACTCAAAATATGAAATCTTCGAACAATGAGATACGAATTGACCAACAATCCGATGGTACAACAACCATTACGATTAACTTCAAAAAATCGATCTATTCAAGCACGATACGCATGTACTTCGTGTTGACACTGATTTTTTTGACGGTTGGCCTGAGTGTGCTCATGAAGTCATTTCTCGACCATGCTTTCGATGATGTTTTATTTTCATTTTTTTGGTTATTTTTAGTGTTTCTTTTTGGCTATCTGCATTATGAAACCATCTTATGGCTACAAAAAGGCAAAGAAGCAATGACTTTAAAACATGACCACGTCATTCTCCAAAAAATATATCCCCAACATCGACTGTATGGTTCAACCGCCCCGCAAATCACGACAATTGAAACCAAGCAGTTACAACGCGTTTATTATTCCAAGTACATTCCATATCGAAACAGCTTACCCAGTAAAAACAAAGGCAATCTACACTTTCAAGATCACCAACAGACCTATTCTTTTGCCATTAATTTAACCCAACAGGAATGCACGCCGATTATTCGTTTAATCAAACAAAATATTCCGAACATCGAAATTAATGTCTAAAGGTTTAAATTAATTCTTGAACAAATGCTCTTCAATTAGAATCAGAATCAATCTAGTCATGTTAAACTTACGAATGATTTAAACAGGGATTCATTTATGCAGTTTGTACATCTTGGTATTCATACAGAATTTTCGATCACGGAGTCGATTGTACGAATACCTGATTTAATGAAAGCTGCATCTAAAGATGAAATGCCTGCGCTTGCCATTACCGATTTATCGAATTTGCACGCCGCGGTTAAGTTTTATAAAAAGAGTCTCGATAAGGGCATCAAACCCATTATGGGCAGTACGATTCGCTTAAATGACGAATCGCATCGTATGATTTTACTGGCCATGACCAATACCGGTTGGCGTAGTCTGACTGAGATTGTTTCGCGTGGCTTTATTGAAGGTCAGCAACTCAGCATTCCCTGTGTGAAAAAAGAATGGGTGTTAGAGCAAAGCCAAGACATTATTGCTTTGCTGGGGATTCAATCTGATGTGGGTGAAATGCTGTGCTCAGGTAACCCGCAAAAAGCGGAACCTTTGCTTGAAGAATGGATTGAAAAATTTGGCAATCGGGTTTATCTCAACTTAACCCGCACCAATCGCCCAATGGAAGAAGATTTCATTGTGGAAGCGGTCAAATTAGCAGCCAAGTATCAAATTGGCGTGGTGGCGACCAATGATGTGCACTTTATTGATCCTGTGGATTATGAAGCACATGAAGCCCGTGTCTGTATTGCGGATGGTTATGTGCTTAATGACAACCGCCGTCCAAAAATCTATAGCCCAGAGCAATACTTTAAAACCGCTGAAGAAATGACAGCGCTGTTCTCTGACATTCCGAGTGCCATTCAAAACACAGTCGAAATTGCCAAACGCTGTAATGTCACCCTACGTCTGGGTTTTAATGACTTACCGGATTATCCGATTCCTGAAGGTCATACCATTGACACCTACTTTGCGCATGTGTCGCAAGAAGGTCTAGAAGAGCGTCTTAATTTTCTTTATCCACCTGAACAACGTGATGAAGACTGGCCTGAAATTCGTAAGCCTTATGATGAACGCTTGGCCTATGAAATTAAAATTATTAATGAGATGGGGTTCCCTGGTTACTTCTTGATTGTCATGGACTTTATTGGCTGGTCGAAGAACAATGGGGTGCCTGTTGGCCCGGGTCGTGGTTCTGGTGCAGGCTCCTTGGTGGCGTATAGTTTAAAAATTACCGATCTTGATCCACTGCGTTATGATCTGCTTTTTGAACGTTTCTTAAACCCTGAACGTGTTTCAATGCCCGACTTTGACGTCGATTTCTGTATCGCTGGTCGAGATAAAGTCATCGACTATGTCGCACGTCACTACGGTCGTGATGCGGTTTCACAGATTGCCACTTTCGGTACCATGGCGGCAAAAGGTGCCATTCGTGACGTGGCTCGTGTTTTAGGTAAATCCTATGGTTTAGCCGATCGTATTTCAAAAATGATTCCAACCAAACCTTTGGGTTTGAGCTTATTGGAGTCATTAGAAGCCGAGCCACAACTGAAAGACATCGTCACCAATCCGTCGAATCCAGACAATGATGATGCCGCTGAAATTTGGGAAATGGCACTTAAGCTCGAAGGGATTACCCGAAATACCGGTAAACATGCGGGTGGTGTGGTGATTGCACCGACCAAAATCACCGACTATTCAGCAGTCATGTGTGAAGCGGATGGTACTGCACGTGTGGCACAATTCGACAAAGACGATGTTGAAGCCGCAGGTTTGGTGAAGTTCGACTTTTTGGGACTACGTAACTTAACCGTAATCGAAGATGCAGTTCAGCATATCAATGCGCGCATCAAATCGGATACCCCTCTCGACATTTCTCGCATCAAGTTAGACGATCCAAAAGCTTATACCATCTTCGCAGATGCCAATACCACTGCGGTATTCCAGTTTGAATCCGTCGGCATGAAAAAGATGTTGAAGGAAGCCAAGCCAAGTAAGTTTGAAGAAATTATTGCCTTCGTATCGCTCTATCGACCGGGTCCAATGGATCTGATTCCTGACTTTATCCATCGTATGCATGGCGGCGAATTTGAATATTTGCATCCGCTGCTTGAAGGGGTCTTGGAGCCGACTTACGGGATTATGGTGTATCAAGAACAGGTGATGCAGGCAGCGCAGTACTGTGCAGGCTATACTCTCGGTGGCGCGGACATGCTGCGTCGTGCCATGGGTAAAAAGAAACCGGAAGAAATGGTCAAACAGCGCCAGATCTTTATTACGGGTGCGGCTGAAAAAGAGATTGATGAAGCCACAGCCAACCATATTTTTGACTATATGGAAAAGTTCGCAGGCTATGGTTTTAACAAATCACATGCCGCAGCATATGCCTTAGTTGCCTACCAAACGGCATGGCTCAAAGCCTACTACCCTGCTGAATTCATGTCAGCGGTTCTCACTTCAGAGATGCAAAACACCGACAGTATTGTGTTCTTGATTGATGACTGTCGTAATAATGGCTTAGAGGTGTTACCCCCTTCAGTCAATATGTCAATTTACCAATTCCATGCCACCAATGAAAAGACCATTGTCTATGGTCTAGGAGCAATCAAAGGCGTGGGTGAACAAGCGATGCAATCGGTGATCGACTCTCGTAATCAATTGGGCCCTTATAAAGACCTGTTTGATTTCTGTCACCGTATTGACTTAAAAAAAATCAATAAACGTACGCTAGAAGCACTCATTCGATCTGGAGCGCTCGATTGCTTAGGGCTTGAACGTTCAAGCCTCATGGCACAATTGCCTGAAGCGGTACAAGCGGCAGAACAAGCCCGTAGTAACCGTGAATCTGGCATGATGGACTTGTTTGGTGAAGTTGAAGAAGTTCAACGTAAACCAGCGAAACCCGTTAAACCTTGGGCGGATGAAGTTCGCCTCAAAGGTGAAAAAGACACCTTAGGCTTATATTTAACCGGCCATCCGATTGATGTGTATCGTCCAGAACTGAAATGTTTTGTGCCGAATAAAATTAACGAGCTTACGCCTACACGCCGTGGGGTCACCACGGTGTTTGCCGGCTTGGTGGTGGATATTGCCAACTTCCCCAACCGTATGATGGTCACACTGGATGATGGTACGGCTCGTATTGAAATTTCAGCCAACCATGAACGATTCCAACGTTTCAAAGACATCATTGTCAATGAACAAGTGGTGGTCATTGAAGGTGAAATTTATGAACGTGAAGGTTTTGACCGTCCAATGGGACGCTTGACCAAAGCCTTTACCTTAAATGAAATTCGTCAAAAACGTGCCACCAGTATTCAGGTTAAATTGAATCCAGAGCATATGCTGCCTACGCTGAGCTCAGACTTGCAGCGGATTTTATTGCCTTATTGTAATGTCGATATGTGCAATCATATTCCTTTACAGATTTTACTGGATTATCCATACGCGACTGCAGAACTGCATTTGGGCGCGAATTGGAATGTTGCCCCTTTAGATGAACTGCTTGCCAAACTGCGGGATTACTTTGGTAAAGAAAGTATGCATGTTGAGTATCAAGTCAAATCAAAAGCAGCCAAAAGTAAGGCAGCTCCACAGCAATCCACTCCACTCGCCCCTCCTCCGAGTGATATGAGTATGGATGATGCCATGGATCTGTACCAATCTGAAGTTAGCCAATACTCTTAAATTATCGGATTTATTATGAATATTATTGACAATGCTGCGGTATCGCAGCATTTAGCACATGTACGTATTGTGATGGTGAATACCACTCTACCTGCCAACATCGGTAGTGCTTTACGTGCCATGAAGACTATGGGCTTATCAAAATTGGTCTTGGTTGCCCCAAAAACTTACCCGCATCCTGATATTGATGCATTAGCTGCAGGTGCGACTGATCTCATTGAACAGATTGAAATCGTAGAAAGCTTGGAAGATGCGATTAAAGACTGTCATTTGGTGTTTGGCACCAGCGCACGTACACGTACCATTCCATGGCCACTATTGGATGCTCGCCCTGCTGCACAAAAGTCAATGAATGCTGTATTGAATGAACAGCAGGAAATCGCGGTGGTTTTTGGACGTGAAGACCGTGGCTTAACCAATGAAGAATTGGCGATGGCCAATTATCACGTCACTATCCCGGTGAATTCAGACTACGGCGTGTTAAACGTTGCCCAAGCGATTCAAATCATTAGCTATGAAATGCGCATGGCTACCGTTGAATTGATGGATAAAGAAGTCGATCCCGATGCAGTCATGAAAGTGACCGATGAAGAGGCGATGCATTGGGACGAGCCTTTAGTCACGCATGAGCAAATGGAACAGTTCTATCCGCATATTGAAAAAATGCTCGCGGATATTGAATTTATGGACCCGAAAAATCCACGTTTATTACCACTACGTTTACGCCGATTATTCGGGCGTATACAATTAGATAAGATGGAATATCACTTGCTTCGTGGTATTTTCACCCGAGTTCAAGCCTTAAACAATGGCACATGGAAAAAATCAAAAACCAAAGAGGATCAACCTAATGCTTAAACAGCTGAAAGAAGATGTTCAAGCGGTGTTCGCGCGTGATCCTGCCGCACGTAACACGTTTGAAGTTTTAACAACTTATCCTGGTATTCATGCCCTGATCATGCATCGCATGGCACATGAACTATGGAATAAAGATTGTAAAACTTCAGCGCGGATGTTGTCTTCTTTTAGTCGTTTTGCCACGGGTATTGAAATTCATCCGGGTGCTAAAATTGGTAAACGCTTTTTCATCGACCACGGTATGGGGATCGTGATTGGTGAAACGGCCGAAATTGGTGACGATGTGACCCTGTACCATGGGGTGACTTTGGGTGGCACCACTTGGAATAAAGGTAAACGCCATCCAACCTTAGAGGATGGTGTGGTGGTCGGTGCAGGCGCTAAAATTTTAGGGCCTTTTACGGTGCACAAAAATGCCAAAGTCGGTTCCAATGCAGTCGTGACCAAAGAAGTACCCGAAGGTGCTACGGCGGTGGGGAATCCAGCTCGATTTATTTTAAAAGATAAAAAAATTGAAGAAGCTGAAAACCCACAAGCAGAAGTGGTAAATACCGTTGAGCAAACCACATTTGAGCCGTATGCAACTACACAAGATCAAACCGATCCAATGCTAGAAGGTATGCGCGTCCTGCTCAATCGCATTCAACAAAACGAACAACGCATGAACACCTTGTGCCAGCGTTTGTCTTTACTTGATCCGACCTTTAAAAATCCTCAACAAACCGGACAACCGTTTAGCGAAGAAGAATTGAAAATTTTGGATGAAGTTCGCCGTGAATGTGAGGCACAATCTGTACAATCGAAAGTTTAATGTATAAATTTTAATAACGTAGATGATTTATGGTTGCATGTTGCTGCTGCATTTTTTAGACTGACCCTAAGCCTCTCTCTACACATACAACAATATATTGGACCGACTTATGACGATCAAACCCCTCCTGTGTGCAATGCTCGCAACAGCATTTCTAACAGCGTGTAGTACAGCCCCTGTTAAACAAAATAAAAATACCGATTCAATCGTTTTTACAGAGCCTGATTTGAGTGCTCCGTTTTATGCTTTAAATCCGTTTGACTATGCCCAACCGCCGGTATTCGAATTGGAATTGAAAAAAGCAGCTGCTCAACCGGTAACGAAACTTGAAGTGACCGATCCTAAAACCAATAAGAAAGTGGTTTTAGACACCAACAAGTTGATCATTCCTACAGTAAACAGCACACAACGCTCAATGAAGTATGCAGCGCTTGCGGGTCAAAATGAAATTGATATCACCGATATCGATGACTTCTTGCAAATGGTTGAGGGTAAAGCACGTCACTATCCACCGCATTTCACAGACCGCCAAGAACGTAAAGGCTTTGAGACGAAGCTAAAAGAAGTGTCTGCACAGCTCGATGAATTGGCTTCTAAAAACAATGCATCCTTTGATATTTTAATCCGTGCATTTAAAGCCAGCATCATGGGTCGTAATTTAGACTTAGGTTCTGCCTATACAACAAAATCACTGAAATATGCACAACAGATTTTGAAGATCAATAAAGAAGATGCTGAAGCAAACTTCTGGTTTGGTTTCTCGTTGTCTGAGGGTGGCGGTCAAAAAGAAGCGATTCCATATATCGATAAAGCCATCAAAGCCGGCGTTCAAGAAGCATATTTAGTGTCTGCAAATAACTTCATTTATATGGATCAAAAGAAAAATGCGATCCAAACTTTAAAAAATTACAAGGTGAAATATCCTGATGAAGCTGAAGTGGCAGATCGTTTAATTGCAGAGATTGAAAGCAAAGGCCGCTATAACGTTTGGCAGATTTTAAATAATCCTGCGAAATCATAAGCCTTAACTCTCATTTTATGATCAAAAATAGACTGTTTCGACAGTCTATTTTTTTTGGCTTATTCTTAATTGAAGCAAAATCAAGTATGCTTTTTCAAATCTCTTTCTTGTAATGCGCATATGAAGCAAACAAACACAAAAATAATGCTTGCCCTCTTTGCCGTATTGCCACTGTTTGTCAGTGGTTGCCAAGTGGTTAGTGTTAAAAATCAAAAACTCAACGTCACCATTGCCAACGAACGTGACAGTATTTTAACCCGTAAAAAAATGAGTGAAGCCAGCCTCAATGTGCTGTCTATGACGGGGAAAGAAGGGGAAAAATGTGCCGAGGAACCTGAAAAATGTATCAGTGAAATTCAGGACATTCCGCAAATTCAAGACGAACAGCTCTACTCCGCAGCCAGTGAAATTTATTTAACCAAGGCATTAACTCTAGGCAACTCTTCAGCCTGTGCAGTGAGTCGTATTGCTCGTTTTCAATCTGAAGAAAAGCAACTCAATAATCGACAAAGTTTTGAATCCTGCCTCGATGAACAACTCATTTATCTCGATAAAAGCATCCGCTATAGCTATGCCTATTTGTTTGTGACCAAGCGTCATCCGAGTGATCGTATTTTTGACAACCGTCAGGTTCAAATTCGTGACTTTTATAATCAAGCCATTGCCAAATTGGTGACCAATTACGGTCTACGCTACGACCGTGAACGTGTGCCTAAAGCCATTAAAGTGGGTCAAAGTACCTATCATGTTAATTACGATCATTACTCACAAATTGCAGGTAAGCGCTTAGAAAGTTTGCTGTCGAGTTATATCTTAAATTTCTCAGGCTTCCGCTCGATCAACCGTCGTGATGGTTTTGGCTCCGAATTTGTAGCAACTTTACCGCCTGAAAAAACCCGTAAAAATTTCAAATACATTGTTGACCCGATCAACCATCAATATCCCAATGGGATTAACCCCAATATTCATGACCCACGTTATTTGGCGGTAACCATTACCGCTCAACCC
The sequence above is drawn from the Acinetobacter lanii genome and encodes:
- a CDS encoding ABUW_2363 family tetratricopeptide repeat lipoprotein gives rise to the protein MTIKPLLCAMLATAFLTACSTAPVKQNKNTDSIVFTEPDLSAPFYALNPFDYAQPPVFELELKKAAAQPVTKLEVTDPKTNKKVVLDTNKLIIPTVNSTQRSMKYAALAGQNEIDITDIDDFLQMVEGKARHYPPHFTDRQERKGFETKLKEVSAQLDELASKNNASFDILIRAFKASIMGRNLDLGSAYTTKSLKYAQQILKINKEDAEANFWFGFSLSEGGGQKEAIPYIDKAIKAGVQEAYLVSANNFIYMDQKKNAIQTLKNYKVKYPDEAEVADRLIAEIESKGRYNVWQILNNPAKS
- the cysE gene encoding serine O-acetyltransferase; this translates as MLKQLKEDVQAVFARDPAARNTFEVLTTYPGIHALIMHRMAHELWNKDCKTSARMLSSFSRFATGIEIHPGAKIGKRFFIDHGMGIVIGETAEIGDDVTLYHGVTLGGTTWNKGKRHPTLEDGVVVGAGAKILGPFTVHKNAKVGSNAVVTKEVPEGATAVGNPARFILKDKKIEEAENPQAEVVNTVEQTTFEPYATTQDQTDPMLEGMRVLLNRIQQNEQRMNTLCQRLSLLDPTFKNPQQTGQPFSEEELKILDEVRRECEAQSVQSKV